One Aquarana catesbeiana isolate 2022-GZ linkage group LG06, ASM4218655v1, whole genome shotgun sequence genomic region harbors:
- the ZDBF2 gene encoding DBF4-type zinc finger-containing protein 2 isoform X1 yields MHDKRRQSEEGSSASAHDVDKKNEVTLDGSNSGNGQVQEQLGSNLPPGYYRQGYCSCCQVHYINLEKHLASDQHRRVSRLHKNRFTTSALMERFLQDVHLYHPQNYHDTRPTYDDIPEVNVLTSSCEDRTCTLSQENQGAVSSSGRLTGLDKHCISDSYRSRFNFNEEKFTQSDNTNHEEGQCSKTGETQQSIFRSSLTTCQKALHKTVNTIPRTFHYSTLPLYSTSELTANNRNRITETPHAVLCSGSTNNRETNYEKCKKCLATATSKNPTNDLQKSQLHFQGSYHHLTSGTLFKNEKIFISQEKKECFLRDNELCNKAKEKKIYGKCKGFSDFKNKGIHLSKGDGTLVDKTIEAVIKKYCHESSSDKTTEKDEESVLSLNVPSITEDSTLSFDCIALSELKEDHVKVAMTNIDLHKQSVVNIDEEYKSKLKCILRESPTIEVQAIKHEQDEEVLPALPHIPLSFVGKTWSQVMYEDDLKIEALVKEFRKGKFHCYFEDDCSVNVGSKRKHTSRQIEKKVETKTEDLDESQKIHLLPLFEDFCEDHHPDTTSIKSERLLKKSKLPKPCKRVWRQASRCQVVKVSHGTQTSLVNYPVVKKKVLKNDSQGVFDDLEDEKTPDMKTRMCALKLPESYTKILTPLQPKTMVYVLSHPDIKPSTCRRSHNRCSTDSRDSVFYKYKQSPLKYYDPSTNRILKTPPRNSVRGMSSKALCVRKLFRSLSSEGNVDKVDPEQKESSTSKKSLSSSSAASLHFGSVKGKDLGSSIKGSGSSVNSEYIGTGFVKSGHSEKPYAHITISQCKAANTKAKEDTQCSILLSKSKSKPLKQQKLIKRDPHNSSVRLRKSQMESRNAVRSRHNPHRMVKHLGKQTQGVSKCRKRPSKKTSSVLPKSNKSFARVHQPNKEKVKNQRNEITVQDHKKRLVKSQFVSLNHQKRKQSMTKNSLQNKYQEKNITRSRSKTSELIVQNTMHYLRSRHAVANKAYNTRTFTNTLTRKKVR; encoded by the exons CACCTTGCAAGTGACCAGCACAGACGAGTATCCAGGCTGCATAAGAATCGATTTACTACAAGCGCATTGATGGAGCGATTCTTGCAGGATGTTCATCTCTACCATCCTCAAAACTACCATGATACTAG ACCAACATATGATGATATCCCAGAAGTTAATGTGCTTACTTCCTCGTGTGAAGACAGAACATGTACTCTCTCACAGGAAAATCAGGGTGCTGTTTCCAGCAGTGGAAGATTAACTGGTTTGGACAAGCATTGTATCTCCGACTCATATAGATCACGGTTCAATTTCAATGAAGAAAAATTCACACAGTCAGACAACACAAACCACGAAGAGGGCCAGTGTTCCAAAACTGGGGAAACCCAGCAAAGCATTTTCAGAAGTTCTCTGACTACTTGCCAAAAAGCCTTACATAAAACAGTAAATACCATACCTCGCACCTTTCACTATAGCACTTTACCTTTATATTCTACTAGCGAGTTGACTGCAAATAACAGAAACAGAATAACAGAAACTCCGCATGCTGTGCTTTGTTCAGGGTCCACTAATAACAGAGAGACAAATTATGAGAAATGCAAAAAGTGCCTAGCTACAGCTACATCAAAAAACCCTACAAATGACTTACAAAAAAGCCAGTTACATTTTCAAGGCAGCTATCATCATCTGACCTCAGGCACTTTGTTTAAGAATGAAAAGATATTCATATCTCAGGAAAAGAAGGAATGCTTTCTCAGGGATAATGAGCTATGTAacaaagcaaaagaaaagaaaatttatggaAAATGTAAAGGATTTTCCGACTTCAAGAACAAAGGCATTCACTTGAGCAAAGGTGATGGAACCTTAGTAGATAAAACCATTGAGGCagtaattaaaaaatactgccaTGAATCTTCATCAGACAAGACAAcagaaaaagatgaagaaagtgTATTGTCCTTAAATGTCCCATCCATTACTGAAGATTCTACTCTAAGTTTTGATTGTATTGCACTTTCAGAGTTAAAAGAAGATCACGTAAAAGTTGCAATGACAAATATAGACTTGCACAAACAGTCTGTTGTAAACATTGATGAAGAGTACAAATCAAAACTTAAATGTATCCTGCGTGAAAGTCCAACAATAGAAGTACAGGCTATAAAACACGAACAGGATGAGGAAGTTCTTCCAGCTCTGCCTCATATTCCTCTATCATTTGTTGGTAAAACTTGGTCCCAAGTAATGTATGAAGATGATTTAAAGATTGAAGCCCTGGTCAAAGAGTTTAGGAAGGGAAAGTTCCATTGTTACTTTGAAGATGATTGTTCTGTGAATGTGGGCTCTAAGAGAAAACATACAAGcagacaaatagaaaaaaaagtagagACAAAGACAGAGGACTTAGATGAgtcccaaaaaatacatttgctGCCATTATTTGAAGATTTTTGTGAAGACCATCACCCTGATACAACTAGTATTAAATCAGAAAGACTTTTAAAAAAATCTAAGCTTCCTAAACCATGCAAACGAGTGTGGAGGCAAGCTTCAAGATGCCAAGTTGTAAAAGTCAGCCATGGTACTCAGACAAGTTTGGTCAACTATCCAGTGGTAAAAAAGAAAGTCCTGAAAAATGATTCACAAGGAGTTTTTGATGACCTGGAGGACGAAAAGACTCCAGACATGAAAACTAGAATGTGTGCTTTAAAACTTCCAGAATCATACACCAAAATTTTAACTCCATTGCAACCCAAGACAATGGTATATGTTCTTTCCCACCCAGACATAAAACCAAGTACTTGTAGGAGAAGTCATAATCGGTGCTCCACCGATAGTAGAGACTCTGTATTTTATAAATATAAGCAGTCACCTCTGAAGTATTATGACCCTTCGACTAATCGTATTCTCAAAACCCCTCCCAGGAACTCAGTACGAGGAATGAGTAGCAAGGCGCTCTGTGTTCGAAAGCTGTTCAGAAGTCTTAGTAGTGAAGGAAATGTTGATAAAGTAGATCCTGAACAAAAGGAATCAAGCACCTCTAAGAAGTCTCTGAGCAGTTCTTCTGCTGCTTCTTTACACTTTGGATCTGTTAAGGGAAAGGATTTAGGCTCCAGCATAAAGGGAAGTGGATCTTCTGTGAACTCAGAATACATAGGCACTGGCTTTGTAAAATCAGGGCATTCTGAAAAACCATATGCACACATTACCATTTCTCAATGCAAAGCAGCTAACACCAAGGCCAAGGAAGATACCCAATGCAGTATTTTGCTCTCAAAATCGAAAAGTAAACCTTTGAAGCAGCAGAAGTTGATCAAAAGAGACCCTCATAACTCTTCAGTTAGGCTTAGGAAGTCACAAATGGAATCTAGAAATGCTGTACGCTCTAGACATAATCCCCACAGGATGGTGAAACATTTGGGAAAACAAACACAAGGAGTATCCAAATGTAGGAAACGGCCAAGCAAAAAAACGTCTTCAGTTCTTCCAAAATCAAACAAATCTTTTGCTCGGGTGCATCAGCCaaataaagaaaaagtgaaaaaccaGAGGAATGAAATTACAGTTCAGGATCATAAGAAAAGACTGGTAAAGTCACAGTTTGTTTCACTCAAtcaccaaaaaagaaaacaaagtatgACAAAAAACAGTTTGCAAAATAAGTATCAAGAGAAAAATATTACTAGATCGCGGAGCAAAACCTCTGAGCTTATAGTGCAGAACACAATGCATTATCTAAGGAGTAGACATGCAGTAGCAAATAAAGCATATAATACTAGAACTTTTACTAACACACTGACTAGAAAAAAAGTCAGGTGA
- the ZDBF2 gene encoding DBF4-type zinc finger-containing protein 2 isoform X2 gives MERFLQDVHLYHPQNYHDTRPTYDDIPEVNVLTSSCEDRTCTLSQENQGAVSSSGRLTGLDKHCISDSYRSRFNFNEEKFTQSDNTNHEEGQCSKTGETQQSIFRSSLTTCQKALHKTVNTIPRTFHYSTLPLYSTSELTANNRNRITETPHAVLCSGSTNNRETNYEKCKKCLATATSKNPTNDLQKSQLHFQGSYHHLTSGTLFKNEKIFISQEKKECFLRDNELCNKAKEKKIYGKCKGFSDFKNKGIHLSKGDGTLVDKTIEAVIKKYCHESSSDKTTEKDEESVLSLNVPSITEDSTLSFDCIALSELKEDHVKVAMTNIDLHKQSVVNIDEEYKSKLKCILRESPTIEVQAIKHEQDEEVLPALPHIPLSFVGKTWSQVMYEDDLKIEALVKEFRKGKFHCYFEDDCSVNVGSKRKHTSRQIEKKVETKTEDLDESQKIHLLPLFEDFCEDHHPDTTSIKSERLLKKSKLPKPCKRVWRQASRCQVVKVSHGTQTSLVNYPVVKKKVLKNDSQGVFDDLEDEKTPDMKTRMCALKLPESYTKILTPLQPKTMVYVLSHPDIKPSTCRRSHNRCSTDSRDSVFYKYKQSPLKYYDPSTNRILKTPPRNSVRGMSSKALCVRKLFRSLSSEGNVDKVDPEQKESSTSKKSLSSSSAASLHFGSVKGKDLGSSIKGSGSSVNSEYIGTGFVKSGHSEKPYAHITISQCKAANTKAKEDTQCSILLSKSKSKPLKQQKLIKRDPHNSSVRLRKSQMESRNAVRSRHNPHRMVKHLGKQTQGVSKCRKRPSKKTSSVLPKSNKSFARVHQPNKEKVKNQRNEITVQDHKKRLVKSQFVSLNHQKRKQSMTKNSLQNKYQEKNITRSRSKTSELIVQNTMHYLRSRHAVANKAYNTRTFTNTLTRKKVR, from the exons ATGGAGCGATTCTTGCAGGATGTTCATCTCTACCATCCTCAAAACTACCATGATACTAG ACCAACATATGATGATATCCCAGAAGTTAATGTGCTTACTTCCTCGTGTGAAGACAGAACATGTACTCTCTCACAGGAAAATCAGGGTGCTGTTTCCAGCAGTGGAAGATTAACTGGTTTGGACAAGCATTGTATCTCCGACTCATATAGATCACGGTTCAATTTCAATGAAGAAAAATTCACACAGTCAGACAACACAAACCACGAAGAGGGCCAGTGTTCCAAAACTGGGGAAACCCAGCAAAGCATTTTCAGAAGTTCTCTGACTACTTGCCAAAAAGCCTTACATAAAACAGTAAATACCATACCTCGCACCTTTCACTATAGCACTTTACCTTTATATTCTACTAGCGAGTTGACTGCAAATAACAGAAACAGAATAACAGAAACTCCGCATGCTGTGCTTTGTTCAGGGTCCACTAATAACAGAGAGACAAATTATGAGAAATGCAAAAAGTGCCTAGCTACAGCTACATCAAAAAACCCTACAAATGACTTACAAAAAAGCCAGTTACATTTTCAAGGCAGCTATCATCATCTGACCTCAGGCACTTTGTTTAAGAATGAAAAGATATTCATATCTCAGGAAAAGAAGGAATGCTTTCTCAGGGATAATGAGCTATGTAacaaagcaaaagaaaagaaaatttatggaAAATGTAAAGGATTTTCCGACTTCAAGAACAAAGGCATTCACTTGAGCAAAGGTGATGGAACCTTAGTAGATAAAACCATTGAGGCagtaattaaaaaatactgccaTGAATCTTCATCAGACAAGACAAcagaaaaagatgaagaaagtgTATTGTCCTTAAATGTCCCATCCATTACTGAAGATTCTACTCTAAGTTTTGATTGTATTGCACTTTCAGAGTTAAAAGAAGATCACGTAAAAGTTGCAATGACAAATATAGACTTGCACAAACAGTCTGTTGTAAACATTGATGAAGAGTACAAATCAAAACTTAAATGTATCCTGCGTGAAAGTCCAACAATAGAAGTACAGGCTATAAAACACGAACAGGATGAGGAAGTTCTTCCAGCTCTGCCTCATATTCCTCTATCATTTGTTGGTAAAACTTGGTCCCAAGTAATGTATGAAGATGATTTAAAGATTGAAGCCCTGGTCAAAGAGTTTAGGAAGGGAAAGTTCCATTGTTACTTTGAAGATGATTGTTCTGTGAATGTGGGCTCTAAGAGAAAACATACAAGcagacaaatagaaaaaaaagtagagACAAAGACAGAGGACTTAGATGAgtcccaaaaaatacatttgctGCCATTATTTGAAGATTTTTGTGAAGACCATCACCCTGATACAACTAGTATTAAATCAGAAAGACTTTTAAAAAAATCTAAGCTTCCTAAACCATGCAAACGAGTGTGGAGGCAAGCTTCAAGATGCCAAGTTGTAAAAGTCAGCCATGGTACTCAGACAAGTTTGGTCAACTATCCAGTGGTAAAAAAGAAAGTCCTGAAAAATGATTCACAAGGAGTTTTTGATGACCTGGAGGACGAAAAGACTCCAGACATGAAAACTAGAATGTGTGCTTTAAAACTTCCAGAATCATACACCAAAATTTTAACTCCATTGCAACCCAAGACAATGGTATATGTTCTTTCCCACCCAGACATAAAACCAAGTACTTGTAGGAGAAGTCATAATCGGTGCTCCACCGATAGTAGAGACTCTGTATTTTATAAATATAAGCAGTCACCTCTGAAGTATTATGACCCTTCGACTAATCGTATTCTCAAAACCCCTCCCAGGAACTCAGTACGAGGAATGAGTAGCAAGGCGCTCTGTGTTCGAAAGCTGTTCAGAAGTCTTAGTAGTGAAGGAAATGTTGATAAAGTAGATCCTGAACAAAAGGAATCAAGCACCTCTAAGAAGTCTCTGAGCAGTTCTTCTGCTGCTTCTTTACACTTTGGATCTGTTAAGGGAAAGGATTTAGGCTCCAGCATAAAGGGAAGTGGATCTTCTGTGAACTCAGAATACATAGGCACTGGCTTTGTAAAATCAGGGCATTCTGAAAAACCATATGCACACATTACCATTTCTCAATGCAAAGCAGCTAACACCAAGGCCAAGGAAGATACCCAATGCAGTATTTTGCTCTCAAAATCGAAAAGTAAACCTTTGAAGCAGCAGAAGTTGATCAAAAGAGACCCTCATAACTCTTCAGTTAGGCTTAGGAAGTCACAAATGGAATCTAGAAATGCTGTACGCTCTAGACATAATCCCCACAGGATGGTGAAACATTTGGGAAAACAAACACAAGGAGTATCCAAATGTAGGAAACGGCCAAGCAAAAAAACGTCTTCAGTTCTTCCAAAATCAAACAAATCTTTTGCTCGGGTGCATCAGCCaaataaagaaaaagtgaaaaaccaGAGGAATGAAATTACAGTTCAGGATCATAAGAAAAGACTGGTAAAGTCACAGTTTGTTTCACTCAAtcaccaaaaaagaaaacaaagtatgACAAAAAACAGTTTGCAAAATAAGTATCAAGAGAAAAATATTACTAGATCGCGGAGCAAAACCTCTGAGCTTATAGTGCAGAACACAATGCATTATCTAAGGAGTAGACATGCAGTAGCAAATAAAGCATATAATACTAGAACTTTTACTAACACACTGACTAGAAAAAAAGTCAGGTGA